One genomic region from Argentina anserina chromosome 2, drPotAnse1.1, whole genome shotgun sequence encodes:
- the LOC126784470 gene encoding D-3-phosphoglycerate dehydrogenase 1, chloroplastic gives MATSAPQTLRTSFLRNPTSSLSLSSKNPLAFSLPSRRRLAPPRLVVVLSAASLDAKPTVLVAEKLGEAGLDLLKEFANVDCSYNLSPEELCTKISLCDALIVRSGTKVNREVFESSGGRLKVVGRAGVGIDNVDLSAATEFGCLVVNAPTANTVAAAEHGIALLTAMARNVAQADASVKAGKWQRNKYVGVSLVGKTLAVMGFGKVGSEVARRAKGLGMHVIAHDPYAPADRARAIGVELVSFDEALATADFISLHMPLTAATNKVLNDETFAKMKKGVRIVNVARGGVIDEDALVKALDSGIVAQAALDVFTVEPPPQGNKLVLHERVTATPHLGASTMEAQEGVAIEIAEAVVGALKGELAATAVNAPMVPAEVLMELKPYVELAEKLGRLAVQLVAGGSGVKNVKVSYASARAPDDLDTRLLRAMITKGLIEPISSVFVNLVNADFTAKQRGLRITEERTILDGSPENPLDTIQVQIANVESKFASAISDSGEIKVEGRVKDGVPHLTRVGSFEVDVSLEGSIILCRQVDQPGMIGLVGSILGEENVNVSFMSVGRIAPRKQAVMAIGVDDQPSKQSLKRIGDVPAIEEFVFLKL, from the exons atGGCCACGTCAGCACCCCAAACCCTCCGCACCTCATTTCTCCGCAACCCtacctcctctctctctctctcctccaagAACCCCCTCGCCTTCTCCCTCCCCTCCCGCCGCCGCCTCGCACCGCCGAGACTAGTCGTCGTCCTCTCCGCCGCGAGTCTCGACGCCAAGCCCACCGTCCTCGTCGCCGAGAAGCTCGGCGAGGCCGGGCTCGACCTGTTAAAGGAGTTCGCCAACGTCGACTGCTCCTATAACCTCAGCCCCGAGGAGCTCTGCACTAAGATCTCACTCTGCGACGCGTTGATCGTCCGGAGCGGGACCAAGGTCAACCGCGAGGTGTTCGAGTCCTCCGGCGGGAGGCTGAAGGTCGTCGGAAGAGCCGGGGTTGGGATCGATAATGTGGATCTGAGCGCCGCCACTGAGTTTGGTTGTTTAGTTGTGAATGCACCGACTGCCAACACCGTCGCCGCCGCCGAGCACGGCATCGCTCTCCTCACCGCCATGGCTCGAAACGTTGCTCAGGCCGACGCCTCCGTCAAAGCTG GTAAATGGCAGCGGAACAAGTACGTCGGAGTTTCGCTGGTTGGGAAGACACTGGCTGTGATGGGATTTGGTAAGGTTGGATCTGAAGTGGCGCGTCGAGCTAAGGGGCTTGGGATGCATGTGATTGCACACGACCCTTATGCTCCGGCCGATCGTGCTCGTGCCATTGGTGTGGAGCTTGTCAGCTTCGACGAGGCGCTGGCCACTGCCGACTTCATCTCCCTGCACATGCCTCTCACTGCTGCTACTAACAAGGTGCTCAACGACGAGACGTTTGCGAAGATGAAGAAGGGAGTGAGGATTGTGAATGTGGCTCGCGGTGGAGTTATCGATGAGGATGCGCTGGTCAAGGCTCTTGATTCTGGAATTGTTGCGCAG GCTGCGCTTGATGTGTTCACTGTGGAGCCGCCGCCACAGGGTAACAAGTTGGTGTTGCACGAGAGAGTTACTGCCACCCCTCATCTTGGTGCTAGTACCATGGAAGCACAG GAAGGAGTGGCCATTGAAATTGCCGAAGCTGTCGTTGGAGCCTTGAAAGGGGAGCTTGCTGCCACTGCAGTCAATGCACCAATGGTTCCGGCTGAG GTGTTGATGGAACTGAAGCCTTATGTCGAACTTGCCGAGAAACTGGGGAGACTGGCTGTCCAGTTAGTGGCAGGAGGCAGTGGTGTGAAGAACGTAAAGGTTTCATATGCCTCAGCTAGAGCTCCTGATGACCTTGATACCAGACTTCTTCGGGCCATGATTACCAAGGGTCTCATTGAGCCAATATCCAGTGTTTTTGTGAATCTGGTCAATGCTGATTTCACTGCTAAACAGAGAGGACTGAGGATAACAGAAGAGCGGACCATTCTAGATGGTTCACCTGAGAATCCTCTGGACACTATCCAAGTTCAGATTGCCAATGTGGAATCCAAATTTGCCAGCGCCATATCAGACAGTGGGGAGATAAAGGTGGAGGGTCGTGTTAAGGATGGGGTTCCCCACTTGACAAGGGTTGGATCATTTGAAGTTGATGTGAGCTTGGAAGGTAGCATTATACTCTGCAGACAGGTTGATCAGCCGGGTATGATAGGATTGGTTGGGAGCATTTTAGGAGAGGAGAACGTGAATGTTAGTTTCATGAGTGTCGGAAGAATTGCCCCAAGAAAGCAGGCTGTGATGGCAATTGGTGTGGATGACCAACCCAGCAAGCAATCTTTGAAAAGGATCGGGGATGTTCCAGCCATTGAAGAGTTTGTTTTCCTCAAGTTGTAG